One window of the Methanobacterium sp. genome contains the following:
- a CDS encoding tRNA (cytidine(56)-2'-O)-methyltransferase, with amino-acid sequence MEVKVLRLDHRWQRDARITTHVCLTARALGASGVFLSGDHDKKLMENVRDVVKRWGGDFQVEYRKGWENLMDEWKNKGGEVIHLTMYGEPVQDATPKIRSSSTDKLVVVGGSRVPSKVYQEADWNVSVTTQPHSEVSSLAIFLHMLHEGKELDLEFEDGDMKVIPSAKGKNVRIKHNRDDNNKKEDEIKKDYN; translated from the coding sequence ATGGAAGTTAAAGTTTTACGATTGGATCATCGCTGGCAACGTGATGCACGGATCACCACACATGTTTGCCTCACTGCCAGGGCACTGGGAGCATCAGGCGTGTTTTTAAGTGGGGATCATGATAAAAAGCTCATGGAAAATGTTCGGGATGTGGTGAAGCGCTGGGGAGGTGATTTCCAGGTGGAATACCGTAAAGGTTGGGAGAATCTCATGGATGAATGGAAAAATAAAGGAGGAGAGGTAATTCATCTAACCATGTATGGTGAGCCTGTTCAGGATGCTACCCCCAAAATCAGAAGCTCATCCACAGATAAACTGGTGGTGGTGGGTGGCTCCCGGGTCCCCAGTAAAGTGTATCAGGAGGCAGACTGGAATGTTTCAGTGACCACCCAACCCCACTCTGAGGTTTCATCACTGGCCATATTCCTCCACATGCTACATGAGGGGAAAGAGCTAGACTTGGAGTTTGAAGATGGGGATATGAAAGTTATACCCTCAGCTAAGGGTAAAAACGTTCGGATAAAACATAATAGAGATGATAATAATAAAAAAGAAGATGAAATAAAAAAGGATTATAATTGA
- the cobS gene encoding adenosylcobinamide-GDP ribazoletransferase has product MSRKSLQRKVPISDVGKNDDESHVSWHGFLGLISFSTILPLNIHSTIPEMARFTFLWPIIGAFIGIIAGGFGWLLVYPLHLSPLVSAALIYSLAISFTGFHHLDGLVDCGDGIMAHGDPKRKIEIMRDKRIGTGGLALLLIVSLVTVTSIASLTAVYILPAIFVSEVAAKLSLITCATFSEPLNDGTGQYFINNMDWKLLTGSVALTVILGFLGFNFMGIAGNYTGVIGILGGLVSGLLMALITRKNFKQANGDILGASNEMGRMLSLLFMVIFISGSV; this is encoded by the coding sequence ATGTCCCGGAAAAGTCTCCAGAGGAAGGTTCCCATTTCTGATGTGGGGAAAAATGATGATGAATCCCATGTTAGCTGGCATGGTTTTCTGGGCCTAATATCATTCTCAACTATACTACCCCTAAATATTCACAGCACCATCCCAGAAATGGCAAGGTTTACTTTCTTGTGGCCAATAATTGGGGCTTTCATTGGAATTATTGCAGGTGGCTTTGGCTGGCTGCTGGTGTATCCACTACATCTATCCCCACTGGTATCAGCAGCACTGATTTACAGTTTGGCCATCAGTTTCACTGGTTTCCATCACCTGGATGGTCTGGTTGACTGCGGGGATGGTATTATGGCCCACGGAGATCCCAAGCGGAAGATAGAGATAATGCGGGATAAAAGAATAGGCACTGGTGGCCTGGCCTTGCTTTTAATTGTTTCTCTAGTGACCGTCACATCCATTGCATCCTTAACTGCAGTTTACATTTTACCTGCCATTTTTGTGTCGGAAGTAGCTGCAAAACTCAGCCTGATAACCTGTGCTACATTTTCAGAACCATTGAACGATGGTACTGGTCAGTACTTCATCAATAACATGGACTGGAAACTCCTCACTGGATCAGTCGCTCTGACCGTCATTTTAGGATTTTTAGGTTTCAATTTCATGGGAATTGCTGGTAATTACACTGGAGTCATTGGCATTCTTGGGGGTCTTGTTTCAGGATTGTTAATGGCCCTTATCACCAGGAAGAACTTCAAACAGGCTAATGGAGATATTCTGGGTGCATCTAATGAGATGGGTAGGATGTTATCCCTTTTATTCATGGTCATATTTATTTCAGGGAGTGTTTAA
- a CDS encoding phosphatidylglycerophosphatase A: protein MKDNDVSGSIYDFMREAGIEVPQLVEAGLELLAGVEKTEKLEIALEKQIKKSLEDINVIVLIIAGIRVEEDLINHRIKGVDVDDDPAYLYSDEVLGMAIANQIAGTKAIFNFKRYDEAKPGIIGTLGPMLDDVFAGLIAGCMSKIFEE from the coding sequence ATGAAAGATAATGATGTATCTGGCTCGATTTACGACTTCATGAGGGAAGCAGGGATTGAAGTACCACAACTGGTGGAAGCAGGATTGGAACTCCTGGCAGGTGTGGAAAAAACTGAAAAACTTGAAATAGCGTTGGAAAAACAAATCAAGAAGTCACTAGAAGATATTAATGTTATAGTGTTGATTATAGCTGGTATCAGGGTTGAGGAAGATCTTATTAATCATCGGATTAAGGGTGTGGATGTGGATGATGATCCAGCCTACCTTTACTCTGATGAGGTTCTGGGGATGGCTATTGCCAACCAGATCGCTGGTACTAAGGCTATTTTCAACTTTAAAAGGTACGATGAAGCAAAACCTGGGATCATTGGGACATTGGGCCCTATGCTGGATGATGTTTTCGCCGGCCTAATTGCAGGCTGCATGTCCAAAATTTTTGAGGAATGA
- a CDS encoding MJ1244 family protein, translated as MKVHLRVFVEVENLGKAMNALTDAGITGFYILEYKGMSPQDWKGFSIKEDPKSAIGLIKDYATDAVLVCSVVDEEKTDNIVESVMQALEGEKYTILEVPIRRIIVSKQGNEKERAETWLLEKEVPCFYCGENSVQRIRIDMNKAKIWCTNCGAARYYLIKGVEKEGS; from the coding sequence TTGAAAGTTCATCTTAGAGTCTTTGTAGAGGTTGAAAACCTTGGAAAAGCTATGAATGCCCTTACTGATGCAGGAATTACCGGATTTTATATCCTGGAATATAAAGGCATGTCACCTCAGGACTGGAAAGGGTTCTCCATTAAAGAAGACCCTAAATCTGCTATTGGACTTATCAAGGACTACGCCACCGATGCAGTGCTGGTCTGCAGTGTGGTGGATGAGGAAAAAACTGATAATATAGTAGAATCAGTAATGCAGGCATTGGAAGGCGAAAAATATACCATTTTAGAGGTTCCTATCCGCAGAATCATAGTCAGTAAGCAGGGCAATGAAAAAGAAAGGGCTGAAACATGGTTACTTGAGAAGGAAGTTCCCTGTTTCTATTGTGGTGAAAATTCAGTTCAAAGGATAAGAATTGACATGAACAAGGCTAAAATATGGTGTACTAATTGTGGTGCAGCTCGTTACTACCTCATAAAAGGTGTGGAAAAGGAGGGAAGCTGA
- a CDS encoding Hsp20/alpha crystallin family protein: protein MKRKRTILDKKGFVEKMMEDTAKAIDSISKDIGKSVVDYTFVPGKDILETDDSVIVHVDLPGIKKEDIDLDVTETRVRIKADFDITQEINRGSHMTLHDRKSGVIRRTVRLPKKVIPQEADAEFENGVLKIEIPKQEKTESFKVEIK, encoded by the coding sequence ATGAAAAGAAAAAGGACTATTTTAGATAAGAAAGGATTTGTGGAGAAGATGATGGAAGATACTGCCAAAGCTATTGACAGTATCAGCAAAGACATTGGAAAATCCGTTGTTGACTACACCTTCGTCCCTGGAAAAGATATTCTGGAAACAGACGATAGTGTAATTGTTCACGTCGACTTGCCTGGTATAAAAAAGGAAGACATCGATCTGGATGTCACCGAAACCAGAGTTCGTATCAAGGCTGATTTTGACATAACACAGGAAATCAATCGCGGAAGCCACATGACCCTTCACGACCGGAAATCAGGAGTTATCCGGAGAACTGTAAGACTTCCTAAAAAGGTCATTCCCCAGGAAGCAGATGCTGAATTCGAAAACGGTGTTTTGAAGATTGAAATTCCAAAACAGGAAAAAACTGAGAGTTTCAAGGTTGAAATTAAATAA
- the larC gene encoding nickel pincer cofactor biosynthesis protein LarC, translated as MVLIIDPQQAGISGNMVIGALVSLGANKKTVKEIMEHYGSYFGQITINIGDVDKSGIFATFINVKCSDHQAIAYPSLLETLEGIKHEKITPTILNFAKKVFKTLAIAESHVHGVNIDKIHFHEVGAADAVADIMGASYAFHELGLTDEKVYGLPPSLGGGRVKSAHGNLSVPAPATLEILKNVPVKGGPVNHELTTPTGAALLVNMVDEFSEFYPLITNKKVAYGAGKLDLEYPNVLRIVSGTSPIPTDNISILETNLDDVTGEVLGHTVDRLMEEGALDVTIIPTIAKKNRPAHLLRVISKSSMNDILAETIIRETGTLGVRTIPYVHRNIVSREIIPVEVDFDGQPKTVRMKVAKIGEEVVNVTVEYEDARKVSNELKMPLKDVIRFINQKISF; from the coding sequence ATGGTACTAATTATAGATCCACAACAGGCAGGAATATCTGGAAACATGGTTATCGGTGCCCTGGTAAGTTTAGGGGCAAATAAAAAAACAGTTAAAGAAATCATGGAGCATTATGGTTCCTATTTTGGACAGATAACTATTAACATAGGGGATGTTGATAAATCCGGAATTTTTGCGACCTTCATCAATGTTAAATGTTCTGACCACCAGGCCATAGCGTACCCCAGTTTACTGGAAACCTTAGAAGGAATTAAACATGAAAAAATCACCCCTACCATATTAAACTTTGCTAAAAAGGTTTTCAAAACACTGGCAATAGCAGAGTCGCATGTTCATGGAGTTAATATTGATAAAATACATTTCCATGAGGTAGGGGCGGCTGATGCTGTGGCAGATATAATGGGAGCTTCCTATGCCTTCCATGAATTGGGGTTAACTGACGAGAAAGTTTATGGACTTCCGCCATCCCTTGGAGGGGGCAGGGTAAAGAGTGCTCATGGAAATCTCAGTGTCCCTGCACCGGCAACCCTTGAAATACTTAAAAATGTCCCAGTAAAGGGAGGGCCTGTAAATCATGAACTTACCACTCCCACAGGGGCAGCGTTACTGGTGAATATGGTGGATGAATTCTCAGAATTTTACCCATTAATAACCAACAAAAAGGTTGCATATGGTGCGGGAAAGCTTGATCTGGAATATCCGAACGTTCTAAGGATAGTTTCTGGTACTTCTCCCATTCCCACTGATAACATATCGATTTTAGAGACTAATCTGGATGATGTTACCGGGGAAGTGTTAGGACACACAGTGGACAGACTCATGGAAGAAGGTGCCCTTGACGTAACCATAATTCCCACTATTGCTAAAAAAAACAGACCAGCTCATCTTTTAAGAGTGATCAGTAAATCCAGTATGAATGATATTCTTGCAGAGACTATAATCCGGGAAACAGGTACTCTTGGTGTCAGAACAATTCCCTATGTCCACAGGAACATTGTAAGCCGCGAGATAATTCCAGTTGAGGTTGATTTTGATGGACAACCAAAGACTGTGAGGATGAAGGTTGCTAAAATTGGTGAAGAGGTAGTCAATGTCACAGTTGAGTATGAAGATGCTAGGAAGGTTTCAAATGAACTAAAAATGCCCCTAAAAGATGTTATAAGGTTTATAAATCAAAAAATAAGTTTTTAA
- the queC gene encoding 7-cyano-7-deazaguanine synthase QueC, whose amino-acid sequence MQQLKRLIKENHMEKSKKAISVLSGGLDSTVATSILAKDYNTHAITFDYGQKSAGMEIKSSKAICEKLGMEHTVIELPWLAQLGGSALTSSEEVPKLEMDELDDKEICDETARKVWVPGRNVVFSSIALSFAEAEKAEKIIVGWDFEEAATFPDNSKEFLDAFNNLLKIGSLEDIQIDAPLIQMDKKEIVKLGDDIGAPLDISYSCYMGDKWHCGVCESCMRRKRAFELAGVVDRTKYLE is encoded by the coding sequence ATTCAACAACTAAAAAGATTAATTAAGGAGAATCACATGGAAAAATCAAAAAAAGCCATATCCGTCCTCTCCGGAGGTTTGGACTCTACTGTAGCCACTTCAATACTCGCTAAAGATTACAATACACATGCAATAACCTTTGATTATGGTCAAAAAAGTGCAGGGATGGAAATAAAATCATCAAAGGCCATATGTGAAAAATTAGGGATGGAACACACAGTTATCGAACTTCCATGGTTGGCTCAACTAGGAGGATCAGCTTTGACCAGTTCTGAAGAGGTTCCCAAACTTGAAATGGATGAACTGGATGATAAAGAGATTTGTGATGAAACCGCCCGAAAGGTATGGGTCCCAGGAAGGAATGTTGTTTTTTCATCCATTGCACTATCATTTGCAGAGGCAGAAAAAGCAGAGAAGATAATTGTGGGCTGGGATTTTGAAGAAGCTGCCACATTCCCTGATAATTCCAAGGAATTCTTGGATGCTTTTAATAACCTTCTGAAAATTGGTTCACTGGAGGATATTCAGATAGACGCCCCTTTGATCCAGATGGATAAAAAAGAAATTGTAAAACTGGGTGATGATATAGGTGCACCACTCGATATCAGTTATTCATGTTACATGGGTGACAAATGGCATTGTGGTGTCTGTGAATCTTGTATGAGACGTAAAAGGGCCTTTGAATTAGCTGGTGTTGTAGATAGGACAAAATATTTGGAATGA
- a CDS encoding V4R domain-containing protein — MPNIGEPVCYFETGMIIGILRELTPKEVFAEKIRCWASGYSFCHFNVEIKD; from the coding sequence TTGCCTAATATTGGAGAACCTGTATGTTATTTTGAAACGGGCATGATCATTGGCATATTAAGAGAATTAACTCCTAAAGAGGTTTTTGCTGAGAAAATACGGTGTTGGGCCAGTGGTTATTCTTTCTGTCACTTTAATGTAGAAATAAAAGACTAG
- a CDS encoding roadblock/LC7 domain-containing protein yields MVETKKERLDNVLSSFLQVGQIKACAIVSKEGLLISSRTPPDVDARIFSALCSTIMGAAEAASTQMKTGSVSQISLKTEKGNIVLIPAGSKAILTALTEIEAQIGLILFEMEARAEEVEEILP; encoded by the coding sequence ATGGTGGAAACCAAAAAAGAGAGATTAGATAACGTTTTATCATCATTTTTACAGGTCGGTCAAATAAAAGCCTGTGCCATTGTTTCAAAGGAAGGCCTCCTCATCAGTTCCCGAACCCCTCCTGATGTTGATGCCCGCATATTTTCAGCACTCTGCTCTACTATAATGGGAGCTGCAGAAGCTGCTTCAACACAAATGAAAACAGGATCTGTCAGTCAAATTTCACTTAAAACAGAAAAAGGGAATATAGTATTGATACCTGCAGGATCAAAAGCTATTTTAACCGCTTTAACTGAGATTGAAGCCCAAATAGGTCTTATACTTTTTGAGATGGAAGCAAGGGCAGAAGAGGTTGAAGAGATACTCCCCTGA
- the oadA gene encoding sodium-extruding oxaloacetate decarboxylase subunit alpha has protein sequence MTKIRLIETAFRDAHQSLLATRMRTRDMLPIAEEMDKVGFFSLECWGGATFDTCIRYLNEDPWERLRDIKELVKKTPLQMLLRGQNLVGYKHYPDDVVREFVEKSYENGVDVFRIFDALNDIRNMEMSIKVAKEQGAHVQATISYTTSPYHTIEKYVELAKELEALECDSLAIKDMAGLISPHDTYELVKTLKEETDLLINLHCHCTSGMTPMSYYAACQAGVDLLDTAISPLAWGASQPPTESVVAALKETPYDTELDLKLLNQIKKYFEEIREKYSGIIDPITERVDTDVLLYQIPGGMLSNFVSQLKEQNALDRYEDVLKEVPRVRKDLGYPPLVTPTSQIVGIQAVMNVLGGERYKNVSKEVKEYIKGFYGRPPAPIDQEIAHKIIGDEELITCRPADLLEPELEKSRAEGEEMGIIKKEEDVLTFTLYPAVAPKFLRGETEEEPLVPPKSDNCSSTPSSMPTEYQVDVDGESFQVKVIPTGYLEIEPSEGVKPSGPVEGGVTSSMQGMILKLKVKEGDKVIEGDVVAVLEAMKMENDIHSPESGIVQEIFVDEGDTVGAGDTLMVIK, from the coding sequence ATGACTAAAATTAGGCTAATTGAAACCGCTTTTAGAGATGCACACCAGTCACTCCTGGCTACAAGAATGAGAACCAGGGATATGCTCCCCATTGCCGAGGAAATGGATAAAGTGGGATTTTTCTCTCTGGAATGTTGGGGAGGAGCCACCTTCGACACCTGCATCCGCTACCTGAATGAGGATCCCTGGGAAAGATTAAGGGATATTAAAGAGCTGGTAAAGAAAACTCCACTTCAGATGCTCCTCCGTGGGCAGAATTTGGTGGGTTACAAGCATTATCCTGATGATGTGGTAAGAGAATTCGTTGAAAAATCCTATGAAAATGGTGTTGATGTTTTTCGTATATTTGATGCCCTGAACGATATCCGTAACATGGAAATGTCCATTAAAGTTGCCAAGGAACAGGGAGCCCATGTGCAGGCAACAATCAGTTACACCACCAGCCCTTATCACACCATAGAAAAGTACGTGGAACTTGCCAAGGAACTAGAAGCTCTGGAATGCGATTCCCTTGCCATAAAGGATATGGCCGGATTGATATCACCACATGACACTTACGAACTGGTTAAAACCCTTAAAGAAGAAACTGACCTTTTGATTAACCTACACTGCCATTGCACCAGCGGTATGACCCCAATGAGCTATTATGCGGCATGTCAGGCAGGTGTTGACCTATTAGATACAGCCATATCCCCCTTAGCATGGGGTGCTTCCCAACCACCAACTGAAAGTGTGGTTGCTGCCTTGAAAGAAACTCCTTACGACACTGAATTGGATTTGAAGCTTTTAAATCAGATTAAAAAGTATTTTGAAGAAATAAGGGAAAAATACAGCGGCATTATAGATCCAATCACCGAACGAGTGGATACCGATGTACTTCTCTATCAGATCCCTGGAGGAATGCTCTCCAACTTCGTATCACAGCTTAAAGAACAGAATGCACTGGATCGTTACGAGGATGTTTTAAAAGAGGTTCCACGGGTGCGGAAAGACCTTGGTTACCCCCCACTGGTTACTCCCACCAGCCAGATTGTAGGTATCCAGGCAGTTATGAATGTTCTCGGTGGAGAAAGGTACAAGAATGTCTCCAAAGAAGTTAAAGAATACATTAAAGGATTCTATGGAAGACCACCAGCACCTATTGACCAGGAGATTGCTCATAAGATCATTGGCGATGAAGAGCTCATAACCTGCCGCCCTGCCGATCTTCTAGAGCCTGAACTTGAAAAATCCAGGGCAGAAGGAGAAGAGATGGGAATCATCAAAAAAGAAGAAGATGTGCTAACCTTTACACTTTACCCTGCTGTAGCTCCAAAATTCCTGAGAGGAGAAACAGAAGAAGAACCATTAGTTCCACCAAAATCAGATAATTGTTCTAGTACCCCATCGTCAATGCCCACCGAGTACCAAGTGGATGTGGATGGTGAGAGTTTCCAGGTTAAGGTGATTCCAACAGGATATCTGGAAATTGAACCCTCCGAAGGTGTTAAACCATCAGGACCTGTGGAAGGTGGAGTAACCTCTTCCATGCAGGGAATGATCCTGAAGTTAAAGGTTAAAGAAGGGGATAAAGTTATAGAAGGAGATGTTGTTGCAGTTTTGGAGGCCATGAAGATGGAGAATGATATTCACTCCCCTGAATCCGGGATAGTTCAAGAGATCTTCGTGGATGAAGGAGATACTGTAGGTGCAGGGGATACTTTGATGGTTATAAAATAA
- a CDS encoding M4 family metallopeptidase, which yields MVHKLNNQFEISPSNRYYGFIPPYMMGGLAREGIEEARVTIQQSRLIRRNRSKRMVDMGTFLGTAKEGKASRKVFDSKNTYEARVELVREEGGSPSTDETVNNAYNYVGQVFNYFRDVMGRNSIDNLGMDMVINVHFGEKYQNAFWDGDEIILGDGDGKIFSNFSRSLDVIAHELAHGITQFSANFKYSGQSGALHEHFSDVFGSAITQHAANQNAHDADWLIGNEIMGPELYGESIRSMSEPGTAYDNSLLGKDQQPAHMDNYYQGSADNFGVHINSGIPNKAFYLASLEIGTGKAALIWYRALQKLWPNAQLQRCSEDHRGNHQRPG from the coding sequence ATGGTTCATAAATTGAATAATCAGTTTGAAATTAGTCCATCCAATCGGTATTATGGTTTTATCCCGCCCTATATGATGGGAGGGCTGGCCAGGGAAGGAATAGAAGAAGCCCGTGTAACCATTCAACAAAGTCGTTTAATTAGGCGAAATAGGTCAAAGCGAATGGTAGATATGGGAACATTTCTGGGAACAGCAAAAGAGGGTAAAGCCAGCCGAAAAGTTTTTGATTCTAAAAATACCTACGAAGCCCGAGTTGAATTAGTTAGAGAAGAAGGGGGATCTCCATCAACTGACGAAACAGTTAACAACGCCTATAACTATGTAGGGCAAGTTTTTAATTATTTTCGGGATGTGATGGGCCGTAATTCCATTGACAACCTGGGCATGGATATGGTGATTAATGTACATTTTGGTGAAAAATACCAGAATGCTTTCTGGGATGGGGATGAAATCATCCTGGGTGATGGTGATGGTAAGATATTTTCTAATTTTTCCAGGTCACTGGATGTAATTGCCCATGAACTGGCCCATGGGATAACTCAGTTTTCTGCTAACTTTAAATACAGTGGACAATCAGGGGCACTGCATGAACATTTCTCTGATGTATTTGGCAGCGCCATCACCCAACATGCTGCCAATCAAAATGCCCATGATGCGGACTGGTTAATAGGTAATGAAATAATGGGACCTGAGCTCTATGGGGAGTCCATACGCTCCATGAGCGAACCCGGAACTGCATATGATAACAGTTTACTGGGAAAGGATCAGCAGCCAGCCCATATGGATAATTACTACCAGGGGTCGGCAGACAATTTCGGAGTTCACATAAACAGTGGAATACCAAATAAGGCCTTTTATCTGGCATCTTTGGAAATCGGAACTGGTAAAGCTGCTTTAATCTGGTACAGGGCCCTCCAGAAGTTGTGGCCCAATGCCCAACTTCAACGATGCAGTGAAGATCATCGTGGAAACCACCAGAGACCTGGTTAA
- a CDS encoding caspase family protein, producing the protein MAGRKALCVGINKFKNLPSATLQGCVNDADDMEKLLKALLGFQAQDIIKLTDSKATKTNIMKNLEEMVEGAKSGKYSYLVFSMSSHGTQVPDLSGDEPDLADEAFCPHDLAQKGNVWDPRYIITDDEFRDLFIQLPENVLLEVYLDTCHSGTGLKAIDLLLDRRPRYLPPPSMEAFQEVDGKRQRGLKKALLEQGITQHILWAACRADQTSADASIGRGWHGAFTYYFCKEINASKNKLPRSVILEKVRKDLQRGNYTQVPQLESEATVRDKTIGENRVFLKN; encoded by the coding sequence ATGGCTGGTAGAAAAGCATTGTGTGTGGGAATAAATAAATTCAAAAATTTACCTTCAGCTACACTGCAGGGTTGTGTAAATGATGCGGATGACATGGAAAAATTATTAAAGGCACTACTGGGATTCCAAGCTCAAGATATAATTAAACTTACAGACTCCAAGGCCACCAAGACTAACATAATGAAAAACCTTGAAGAAATGGTTGAAGGGGCGAAATCTGGTAAATACAGTTACCTGGTATTTAGCATGTCCAGTCACGGCACTCAAGTGCCTGATTTAAGTGGTGATGAGCCGGATCTGGCTGATGAAGCATTCTGTCCCCATGATCTAGCTCAGAAGGGCAATGTGTGGGATCCCAGGTACATAATCACCGATGATGAATTTCGAGATCTTTTCATACAACTTCCTGAAAACGTACTTCTGGAAGTTTATCTGGACACATGTCACAGTGGAACCGGGCTTAAAGCAATTGACCTTCTGTTAGACCGCAGACCACGATACTTACCACCACCATCAATGGAAGCATTCCAGGAAGTTGATGGAAAAAGACAAAGAGGACTTAAAAAAGCCCTCTTAGAACAGGGAATAACCCAACATATACTATGGGCAGCATGCCGTGCGGATCAAACCAGTGCTGATGCCAGTATTGGTAGAGGATGGCACGGTGCATTCACCTACTACTTCTGTAAGGAAATAAACGCCAGTAAGAACAAACTCCCAAGAAGTGTAATACTGGAAAAAGTAAGAAAAGATCTCCAGAGGGGTAATTACACCCAAGTACCTCAATTGGAGAGTGAAGCAACGGTCAGGGATAAAACTATTGGTGAAAATCGTGTATTCTTGAAGAATTAG
- a CDS encoding inositol-3-phosphate synthase, with the protein MEKIRVAIIGIGNCASSLIQGIYYYADKKPEEAIGLMHWEIGGYKPSDIEVVAAFDIDARKVGMDVNEAIYAPPNCTTVFCHDIKHSGVKVEMGCILDGVAPHMVEYPENHTFVVSEESEKNKEDIVKRLQDTGAEILLNYLPVGSEKAARFYAECALEAGCAFINCMPVFIVSDPSWSTRFEEKGIPMVGDDIKAQIGATITHRTLANLFRERGVELERTYQLNTGGNTDFLNMLNRDRLDSKKESKTEAVQSVLGERMDPENIHIGPSDYVPWQKDNKLCFLRMEGKTFGDVPMNIELRLSVEDSPNSAGCVIDAVRCCKLALERKIGGQLTSISAYTMKHPPEQFTDDVAVEMVDEFIEGKRER; encoded by the coding sequence TTGGAAAAGATAAGGGTAGCGATTATTGGTATAGGCAATTGTGCCAGTTCATTGATCCAGGGTATCTATTACTACGCGGATAAAAAGCCAGAAGAAGCAATAGGCTTGATGCACTGGGAAATTGGAGGATACAAACCATCAGATATAGAAGTGGTGGCTGCATTTGATATTGATGCTCGTAAGGTTGGAATGGATGTAAACGAAGCCATTTATGCTCCACCTAACTGCACTACTGTTTTCTGTCATGATATTAAACATAGTGGCGTGAAAGTAGAAATGGGATGTATTTTAGATGGTGTGGCTCCACACATGGTAGAATATCCTGAAAATCACACCTTTGTGGTTTCGGAAGAGTCTGAAAAAAATAAAGAAGACATTGTCAAGAGACTTCAGGATACTGGAGCTGAAATTCTGCTGAATTATCTACCAGTGGGATCTGAGAAAGCTGCCCGTTTCTATGCAGAATGTGCCCTGGAAGCAGGCTGTGCATTCATAAACTGCATGCCAGTATTCATAGTCAGCGACCCATCATGGTCAACTCGTTTTGAAGAAAAAGGAATCCCCATGGTTGGAGATGATATTAAAGCCCAGATCGGGGCAACTATCACTCACAGAACCCTGGCCAACCTCTTCCGTGAAAGGGGTGTGGAACTGGAGCGAACCTATCAGCTTAACACCGGTGGAAACACTGACTTTTTGAATATGCTAAACCGTGACCGGCTAGATTCTAAAAAGGAATCAAAAACCGAAGCAGTGCAGTCTGTCTTGGGAGAGAGGATGGATCCAGAGAACATTCATATAGGCCCATCAGATTACGTGCCCTGGCAAAAGGATAACAAACTCTGCTTCCTTAGAATGGAGGGTAAAACCTTTGGAGATGTTCCCATGAACATCGAACTCCGCCTCAGTGTGGAAGACTCACCCAACTCGGCGGGATGCGTGATTGATGCTGTAAGGTGCTGTAAACTTGCCCTGGAAAGGAAAATTGGTGGCCAACTTACATCCATCAGTGCCTACACCATGAAACACCCCCCTGAACAGTTCACTGATGATGTGGCTGTGGAAATGGTGGATGAGTTTATTGAAGGTAAACGGGAAAGGTAA
- a CDS encoding small multi-drug export protein, which yields MNLESILVIFAASAAELWVAIPLGLVMKINPIIIATVSAAGAIFAAVCVTLLGDNLRTRLLKWKYDDEKALKKTRLYNVWNKYGVIGLGLLSPLIFGAPLGAAVGIALGARKNGLLLWMSIGIIIWSIGLTVAGSMGLLALETLAK from the coding sequence ATGAACCTGGAATCTATTCTCGTAATTTTTGCAGCCAGTGCAGCTGAACTATGGGTGGCCATCCCCCTGGGCTTGGTTATGAAAATTAACCCCATAATAATAGCCACGGTATCTGCCGCTGGTGCGATATTCGCTGCAGTTTGCGTTACCCTTCTGGGGGATAATTTAAGGACCCGTTTATTAAAATGGAAATACGACGATGAAAAAGCATTAAAAAAAACCCGTTTGTATAATGTATGGAACAAATATGGAGTTATTGGCCTGGGTTTATTATCACCACTGATTTTCGGGGCCCCTTTGGGTGCTGCGGTGGGAATTGCACTTGGTGCCCGAAAAAATGGCCTCCTGCTATGGATGAGTATAGGAATTATCATTTGGAGCATAGGTTTGACTGTTGCCGGATCAATGGGATTATTAGCCCTTGAAACCCTGGCAAAATAA